A segment of the Odoribacter splanchnicus DSM 20712 genome:
GTAAATCCATTGCTTATATCGACGAAAAAGTGTTATTTGTCCCGAATACGCTTCCGGGAGATATTGTTGATGTTCAAGTCACCCGAAAACGTAAAAATTTTATGGAAGGCATAGTCACCCATACCCATCGGTTCTCGGCCTTACGTATAGCCCCGGCTTGTACCCATTTCGGCATTTGCGGAGGATGCAAATGGCAAAATCTCCCTTACGAAAAACAACTGGAATTCAAACAGCAGGAAATCAACGACAATTTGCAACGCATCGGAAAAATAAAACTACAAAATGTTTATCCGATCATCGGATCTGCCCGCCAACTCTATTACCGCAACAAGCTAGAGTTTACATTTTCGAATAAGCGCTTTCTCACCCGGGAAGAAATCAGCAGGGAAGCGGATATAGAGCGTACTCCGGCTTTAGGATTTCATGTGCCGGGACTGTTCGACAAAGTGGTAGATATCGATCATTGCTGCCTGCAAGGATCGTCTTCCAACGAAATCCGGAATTTCATCAAAACTTATGCCCTGAAAAAAGGTCTTTCGTTTTACGATATCCGGGCCCAGCAAGGTTTCCTGCGCACCCTGATCATCCGAACTGCCTCGACAGGGGAAATCATGGTTATCCTCGCCTTCGGACATGAAGATACTGGAGCACGCGAACAATTATTGGAAACGCTTGTCCGGCAATTCCCACAAATCACCTCCCTGATGTACGTGATCAACGAAAAACTGAACGATAACCTAACCGATCAGGATATGTTCTGTTTTCATGGCCGGGATCATATCTTTGAAGAAATGGAAGGTCTGAAATTCAAGATCGGTCCGAAATCTTTCTATCAGACTAATTCCGAACAAGCCTATAATCTGTACAGCAAAACACGCGAATTGGCAGGTTTAACCGGGCAGGAAACTGTCTACGATCTCTACACAGGAACAGGAACGATCGCCAATTTTATCGCCCGTCAGGCCCGGAAAGTGATCGGTATAGAATATGTTCCCGAAGCAATCGAAGATGCTAAAGTCAATTCAGCAATCAACCACATAGATAACACTATTTTTTATGCCGGAGACATGAAAGACGTGCTGAATGCTTCATTCATAAGTAAACATGGACAACCGGATATTATCATCACCGATCCTCCCCGCGCAGGCATGCATCCGGATGTAGTCCAAACGATCCTTCAAGCCTCTCCCGAACGTATTGTCTATGTCAGCTGTAACTCAGCAACCCAGGCCAGAGACTTGCAAATGATGGATTCTGCCTACGAAGTTATAGCTGTTCAACCGGTCGACATGTTTCCACACACTCATCACGTCGAAAACATCGTCCTGCTCAGGAAAAGAGAGTTCTCCCAAACTGATTCGTGTCAGCCCTAGAGCTTTCTAATCGACGGAATCGTTCCTTTTTTGATTAGCACACCTATGGTTCTGATTGAGATTTTTCATCGGCACCGTAGGTGCGCTTATGAATATCAATAATTCGTAAGGAACATCGGACCAAAAGCCTGCATGCGGATAAGGGAAGTATCCAAGTTTCCGTCCGGAAGGCAGTTCCCGTACAAACTTGCCGATATAAAACTAATATCCGCTTCTTTGACAAACGTATAAAACGGAGGGATGAAATAAAAAAAGCCAGGATTGGTCAGGACCAGGAGCCTGTACAATAGCCATGGTCAATCCGGGAGATGGCAATTTCACCGGAACTGTTGTCAATTCTTCCTTAAAAACAAAAAAGGTAAAAGCCCCCCGTACGGTAACTTCTACCTTTTTATATACAACAATACAATCAAACAATTATTTTTCCAGATATGCCCGGATCATCCAAGCCGTTTTTTCCTTTTTCTCGATCATATCTTCCAGGAAATTTGTCGTACCGGCATCATCGGTATCCTCTTCTTTCTCGAGTTGTTCGATGTCCTTACGGATTTCACGAATTAACGTATCATTGTCCTGACTCAGGATAGCCAACATCTGTTTAGCTTCAGGCAGAGGTTCCGATTCACAATGTTCTTTAATGCGGTTGTGCTCCAGATAACCGGCCAACGAACCGATGGGACGTTCGTCCAAAGAACGGATACGTTCTGCAATAGCATCAATATCTTCAATCAACCCATTATACAAATCTTCCATGAAAACATGGTAAGAATGAAAACTTACCCCTTTGACATTCCAATGGTAATTCCACGTCTTTGCCAATAACACAAAATGGTCGGACAGCAAATTATTCAATACTGTTTTGCTGGCTCTCACCATACCTTCATTTAAACCAATATTAGCAGCCATAATAAATATTTTAACAATTAGACTTCATTTATGTATGGCTATATAACGCAATAAATCAGTTTTTGTTACGTAATAAACGATTGAAATAAAAGCCAACGGGACTTTCTCCCCCAACCCGGCAGTTCAAAATTTCAGGGCTCAGATCTTTTTCAGCCAATTGGCCAACAAATTAGTCCACTGGTTATGGTATTCGAAATTATTCCGCATTCCCCAGCCATGCCCGCCTTTATCAAAAATATACAATACAGCAGGCACTTTATTCTTTTTCAAAGCCTGATAAAATACGACACTATTCATCGAAGGCACCACTGTATCGTCATCGCTATGAAATAAAAGTGCAGGTGGGGTCTTGGCAGTAACATGTTGTTCGTTCGAGTATTGTGCAATAGCTTCGGCAGAAGGATTCTTACCCAACAGAGCTTCACGAGAACCGCTATGTGTCAACCCGGCAGTCATGGAGATCACTGGATAAAAAAGAATCTGAAAATCAGGCCGGGAACTATATTGCTCCAAACGGTCGGTAGTTCCGCTCTTTCCACTATCGAAATGCGTCGACACGGTAGAGGCCAAATGCCCGCCTGCAGAAAATCCGGCAATTCCAACTTTCGCCGGATCGATACCCCATTCCTCACTACGGCTCCTTACCCACTTCATCGCACGCAAAGCATCGGTCATCGGTATACGATCATGTTGGTTAGGCATCCGATATTTCAATACGATACCTGTAATCCCCTGCTTCACCAGCCACTGTGCAAATTCTTCACCTTCATATCCCATAGCCAGATAAGTATAACCACCTCCCGGACAAATCAAAACAGCCTTGCCCGTATTTTTAGCAGGATCAGGATGAAAAACCAACAGTTCTGCTGTACTATTGTTCGAAATTCCGCCCTGATCATCTACCGTACGGTCCACTTTAATGCCATTATTCTCTTTTACTCCCTGGGGCCATAAAGGAAATACTTCCGGTGTCTGAGCTCCGGCAAGCATAGCACATCCCAAAACAAAACTCAGCAACAAGAACTTCAATCGTTTCATTTTCACAGCTTTAAACATTCTTATTCTACAATTTATAAGGCGAATAAATATAAACATTTTTTATTTTATCCGGTTTTATTTCAGAATCTTCTTTAATTTTTTTTACTTTGTAAAAAAAGAAATCATGTGGCAAAACATAATTTTTGTAGGCCTGGGTTCTATCGTCGGAGGGGTTTCACGTTATTTTATCTCTGAGTGGAGCCGGCACCTATTTCCCTCAAGCTTCCCTTGGGGAACTTTTATTGTAAATATCGCCGGTTGTTTCTTACTCGGTTTGTTAAGTGGTTTTTTCACTTCCCATCCTGCTCCGGTCTATCGTCTCTTTTTTACCGTAGGATTCTGTGGTAGTTTTACTACCTTTTCCACCTTCTCATTCGAAAATCTGCAATTACTAAGCAATAAGGCATATGGTTTATTTTCATTAAATATCGGACTGAGCCTCATTTTAGGCATACTTTTTGCTGGACTGGGATATTTGATGACCAATAAGTGAAAAAAGACAGTAAAACATGGATTTCAGTATTATAGACCCA
Coding sequences within it:
- the rlmD gene encoding 23S rRNA (uracil(1939)-C(5))-methyltransferase RlmD, whose translation is MGRGKKPLLEKVEIQKIAAEGKSIAYIDEKVLFVPNTLPGDIVDVQVTRKRKNFMEGIVTHTHRFSALRIAPACTHFGICGGCKWQNLPYEKQLEFKQQEINDNLQRIGKIKLQNVYPIIGSARQLYYRNKLEFTFSNKRFLTREEISREADIERTPALGFHVPGLFDKVVDIDHCCLQGSSSNEIRNFIKTYALKKGLSFYDIRAQQGFLRTLIIRTASTGEIMVILAFGHEDTGAREQLLETLVRQFPQITSLMYVINEKLNDNLTDQDMFCFHGRDHIFEEMEGLKFKIGPKSFYQTNSEQAYNLYSKTRELAGLTGQETVYDLYTGTGTIANFIARQARKVIGIEYVPEAIEDAKVNSAINHIDNTIFYAGDMKDVLNASFISKHGQPDIIITDPPRAGMHPDVVQTILQASPERIVYVSCNSATQARDLQMMDSAYEVIAVQPVDMFPHTHHVENIVLLRKREFSQTDSCQP
- a CDS encoding Dps family protein — its product is MAANIGLNEGMVRASKTVLNNLLSDHFVLLAKTWNYHWNVKGVSFHSYHVFMEDLYNGLIEDIDAIAERIRSLDERPIGSLAGYLEHNRIKEHCESEPLPEAKQMLAILSQDNDTLIREIRKDIEQLEKEEDTDDAGTTNFLEDMIEKKEKTAWMIRAYLEK
- a CDS encoding alpha/beta hydrolase: MKRLKFLLLSFVLGCAMLAGAQTPEVFPLWPQGVKENNGIKVDRTVDDQGGISNNSTAELLVFHPDPAKNTGKAVLICPGGGYTYLAMGYEGEEFAQWLVKQGITGIVLKYRMPNQHDRIPMTDALRAMKWVRSRSEEWGIDPAKVGIAGFSAGGHLASTVSTHFDSGKSGTTDRLEQYSSRPDFQILFYPVISMTAGLTHSGSREALLGKNPSAEAIAQYSNEQHVTAKTPPALLFHSDDDTVVPSMNSVVFYQALKKNKVPAVLYIFDKGGHGWGMRNNFEYHNQWTNLLANWLKKI
- the crcB gene encoding fluoride efflux transporter CrcB; the encoded protein is MWQNIIFVGLGSIVGGVSRYFISEWSRHLFPSSFPWGTFIVNIAGCFLLGLLSGFFTSHPAPVYRLFFTVGFCGSFTTFSTFSFENLQLLSNKAYGLFSLNIGLSLILGILFAGLGYLMTNK